Proteins encoded together in one Lentimicrobiaceae bacterium window:
- a CDS encoding mannose-1-phosphate guanylyltransferase, whose amino-acid sequence MNENYYAVIMAGGVGSRFWPLSRENKPKQFLDILGTGETLLQQTFRRLRQFCKPENILIVTHASFNDIVKEQVPEIISKNILLEPMRKNTAPCIAYATYKIIEKNPNAVVAVMPSDHIILREDVFTKTVTTAMKHAELDDKIITLGITPSRPETGYGYIQYKQKGDQSNEIRKVKTFTEKPQYELAVKFIDSGDCLWNA is encoded by the coding sequence ATGAACGAGAATTACTATGCTGTTATAATGGCTGGTGGCGTTGGTAGCCGATTCTGGCCCCTGAGTAGAGAAAACAAACCCAAACAATTTTTAGATATTTTGGGTACAGGCGAAACCTTACTACAACAAACTTTCAGGCGACTTAGGCAGTTTTGTAAGCCCGAAAATATTTTAATCGTTACTCACGCAAGTTTCAACGACATTGTAAAAGAACAAGTTCCGGAAATTATCAGCAAAAATATTTTGCTAGAACCCATGCGTAAAAATACTGCTCCCTGTATTGCTTACGCAACCTATAAAATTATCGAAAAAAACCCCAATGCTGTTGTTGCTGTAATGCCTTCCGACCATATAATTTTGAGAGAAGATGTGTTTACAAAAACCGTTACAACCGCAATGAAACATGCCGAATTGGACGACAAAATTATAACTCTGGGAATTACCCCAAGTCGCCCCGAAACAGGCTACGGATACATTCAGTACAAACAAAAGGGAGACCAAAGCAACGAAATCAGAAAGGTAAAGACTTTTACCGAAAAACCGCAATATGAACTCGCCGTCAAATTTATCGATAGTGGCGATTGCCTTTGGAATGCC